From a single Deltaproteobacteria bacterium genomic region:
- a CDS encoding PstS family phosphate ABC transporter substrate-binding protein — translation MNGFIKKSLLALALLCLGTGMAQARDQIKIVGSSTVYPFSSYVAEELGATTKFKAPVVESTGSGGGQKLFGAGVGDNTPDIANSSRRMKDSEFEKAAANGVTDITEAIIGFDGIAIAQNKDNAPMSLTLEELAMAVAAEVPVDGKLVPNPYKTWNEINAKLPARKIVFYGPPTSSGTRDAFEEMVVEKVCKKMGGYPKDYKAIRQDSAYVPAGENDNLIVQKLAKDKDAFGIFGYSFLEENGDTIQGAAINGVSPTPDDIASGKYPISRSLYFYIKNAHYNAVPGLKEYVELFMSDKMIGDKGLLKKIGLIPLPEDVRAKARQAVLDKKKLSLEDLKHK, via the coding sequence ATGAACGGATTCATCAAAAAATCACTTTTAGCCCTGGCCCTGCTCTGTCTGGGCACGGGCATGGCCCAGGCCCGCGATCAGATCAAGATCGTCGGTTCGTCCACCGTCTACCCGTTCTCCAGCTATGTCGCCGAAGAACTGGGGGCCACCACCAAATTCAAGGCACCCGTGGTCGAGTCCACCGGCTCCGGCGGCGGTCAGAAACTGTTTGGCGCCGGCGTTGGCGATAACACCCCGGATATCGCCAACTCCTCCCGCCGCATGAAGGACAGCGAATTCGAAAAGGCCGCCGCCAACGGCGTGACCGACATCACCGAGGCCATCATCGGCTTCGACGGTATCGCCATCGCCCAGAACAAGGACAACGCGCCCATGTCCCTGACCCTGGAAGAGCTGGCCATGGCCGTGGCCGCCGAAGTCCCGGTGGACGGCAAGCTGGTCCCAAATCCGTACAAGACCTGGAACGAAATCAACGCCAAGCTGCCGGCCCGCAAGATCGTGTTCTACGGCCCGCCGACCTCTTCCGGCACCCGTGACGCCTTCGAGGAAATGGTCGTGGAAAAAGTCTGCAAAAAGATGGGCGGCTACCCCAAGGATTACAAGGCCATCCGTCAGGACAGCGCCTACGTTCCGGCTGGCGAGAATGACAACCTGATCGTCCAGAAGCTGGCCAAGGACAAAGATGCGTTCGGCATCTTCGGCTACAGCTTCCTGGAAGAAAACGGCGACACCATCCAGGGCGCGGCCATCAATGGCGTTTCTCCCACGCCCGATGACATCGCCTCCGGCAAGTACCCCATCTCCCGCTCCCTGTATTTCTACATCAAGAACGCCCACTACAATGCCGTGCCCGGCCTGAAGGAATACGTGGAGCTGTTCATGAGCGACAAGATGATCGGCGACAAGGGCCTGCTGAAGAAGATCGGCCTCATCCCGCTGCCCGAGGATGTCCGCGCCAAGGCCCGCCAGGCGGTGCTGGACAAGAAGAAGCTGTCTCTCGAAGACCTGAAGCACAAATAA
- a CDS encoding phosphate ABC transporter permease subunit PstC encodes MTTSLIAQLLFAGLLPLAGMAYLLGRRTIRAQQDPKATFKASENLYGWFAVVRMAAPAVIICTGAALIQATGLAEVPWPMLAAATLLAAAAALWLALRAIGPSLRARVVLEKLILRILLLASLLSILATIGIVLSVIFEAVKFFRIVGIWDFLTGTTWNPDAAMVAEDGTIQPLFGSVPLFGGTFMITAIAMLVAIPVGLMSAICMSEYASLKIRRIAKPALEILAGIPTVVYGFFAAITVSPLIVRLAESVG; translated from the coding sequence GTGACCACGTCCCTTATCGCCCAACTTCTCTTTGCCGGCCTGCTGCCCCTGGCGGGCATGGCCTATCTGCTGGGACGGCGCACCATCCGCGCCCAGCAGGACCCGAAGGCCACCTTCAAGGCCTCGGAAAATCTGTACGGCTGGTTCGCCGTGGTCCGCATGGCGGCCCCGGCGGTCATCATCTGTACCGGGGCGGCCTTGATCCAGGCCACGGGTCTGGCCGAGGTGCCCTGGCCCATGCTCGCCGCCGCCACCCTCCTGGCCGCGGCCGCCGCGCTCTGGCTGGCCCTGCGGGCCATTGGCCCCAGCCTGCGCGCCCGGGTCGTGTTGGAAAAACTGATCCTGCGCATCCTGCTCCTGGCCTCCCTGCTGTCCATTCTGGCGACCATCGGCATCGTGCTGTCGGTGATTTTCGAGGCCGTCAAATTTTTCCGCATCGTCGGCATCTGGGACTTCCTGACCGGGACCACCTGGAATCCGGACGCGGCCATGGTGGCCGAGGACGGCACGATCCAACCCCTGTTCGGATCCGTGCCGCTTTTTGGCGGCACCTTCATGATCACGGCCATCGCCATGCTCGTGGCCATCCCGGTGGGCCTTATGTCGGCCATCTGCATGTCCGAATACGCCTCCCTCAAAATCCGGCGCATCGCCAAGCCGGCCCTGGAAATCCTGGCCGGCATCCCGACCGTGGTCTACGGCTTTTTCGCGGCCATCACGGTCAGCCCGCTGATCGTGCGCCTGGCCGAATCCGTGGG